TGATCTGCTCTGCCATCCGCTCTCCGATGAGGAGGTTGTACTTCTTCTTGATGTAACCAACGATGGATTCGTCCATCTTGTCTCCACCGACCTTGACCGATATGGAAAGGACAATGTCGTGGAGAGAGATGACCGCCACCTCGGTGGTGCCGCCCCCGATGTCGACGATCATGTTGCCGGAAGCCTCCGCGATGGGAAGGCCGGCACCGATGGCCGCAGCCATGGGCTCTTCAATGAGATAGACCTCCCTGGCCCCGGCCTCCTGGGCCGACTCCCTGATAGCCCTTTTCTCAACCTGGGTGATCCCGGAAGGGACCCCGATGATGATCCTGGGTCTGATGAGCCGGCTCCGGTTGTGAACCTTCTGGATAAAATAACGGAGCATGGCCTCGGCGACCTCGAAGTCGGCGATAACACCGTCCTTCATGGGCCTGATGGCGATGATACTGCCCGGGGTACGGCCGAGCATCTGCTTGGCCTCTCGGCCGACAGCCAGAACGTGGGAGTTGCCCCTGTTATCCTTCTGCACCGCCACCACCGACGGTTCATCGGTTACGATCCCCTTCCCCTTCACAAAAATAAGCGTATTGGCCGTACCGAGATCGATGGCAAGGTCGTTGGACATCAGGCCGAGGATGTTGTTCAGGAACATGCAGCCACCTCAAGATCACTCCCCGTACAGGCCGGGGGGAAGAAAAATCGTAAAAAATTACGGTGGAAACCGGGATTATGGGTCAGCGGTGGATGCGACAGGATCACCCGGCCCTTGAATCTGCGAATACTAGCAGAACAGTCCTGCCATTTCAATGTCCACAACGCCCCAAGAGCCCATTTTTTATCTTTTTCCGCGAAACTCACACCGCAATCGCGCCAGGAGTTTCATGGATAATAAATCCTTCGTCCTGATTTCCGGAATGATGGAAGAGATTTGCTTCCTCGCCGGTTGTCGTTTCTCCCTTTCTCTCCCTCACCCGCTCTCCCACTCGGGTCTTTTCTCCGTGTCCCCCTTTCCCGCCCGCGCCCAGCTTTTTCCTCCCTCCTCCCTCCTGCCTCCTCCCTGCCCTTCCCCCACTTGCAATCGGTATTCTTTTCCTTATAATGTCCGATTGCCCGGCCATGTATCAACCCGGGTCCGCACGACAGCCACTTCGGACGAAGTTGCCGGGGGATTCCGGGTACACCAACGGAGGGAATACCGATGCTCGAGTTCATGAGAAAAAACGCCGGATCGTGGGTCATCAAGATCCTGCTCTTCGGTATCGTGATCGTCTTTGCATTCTGGGGGGTTGGTTCATACTCGAACCGGGACGCCAACACGGTCCTGACAATCGGCGACGTCCGGGTTCCCTACAACGAGTATCGAGACATGTACAACACCCTGGTCGAAACCTACCGGGGAATCTACGAGAACCTGGATTCGGCCACCCTGGATTTCCTTGATATCAGGGGACAGGCCGTGGAGAAGCTCAAGGAGCGATACCTGCTTCTGGAAGCGGCCCGCCGCCTTGACGTGGACGTTGCGGGTGAGGAGGTAGCGGCCCGGATAGCCAACACACCGGCTTTTCAGGAGAATGGGGGGTTCTCCCCGCGGAGGTACCAGCTTTTTCTGGACATTAACCGGATGACCCCCGAGGCCTATGAATCGTCCCTTGCCAGGGAGATCGCTATTGGCAAGGTCACAACTCTTATCCGCTCCACGGCAGTTATCACTCCCCAGGAGGTGAATGACAACCTCCATCTCCTGACGCGCAAGGCCAGAACCAGGATCCTCCGGTTCGACCCAAACGATTTTGTTCGCGACCTCCCCGAACCTGTCGAAGAGGAACTGATGGACTTTTTCGAGGTGAACATCGAATCGTACCGGATCCCGGAAATGTTCCGGCAGAACATAGCCATCATCGACCCCGCACAGGCCGAACCTGACGCTGCAGTGACCGTGGAGGAGATCGAGGACTGGTATGAGGACCAGGAAGCGGAGTACACCGAACCGGCCGCCTACAGGATCAGCCACATCCTCTTCGCCCTACCCCGCGATGCCTCAGCCGAGAGCATCAGTGCCGTCAGGGTCCGGGCTGAGGAAGTTGTCGGGAGGATCAGGGATGGCAAGATCGATTTTGCCAGCGCGGTCCGGCAATACTCGGATGACGTGGCATCCTCCGGAAAGGGAGGCAACCTGGGGCTTTTCAAGGAAGGCGAGATGGACCGCTCCATCAGGGACGCCGTCAGCGGCCTTGAGACTGATGAAGTCACCGATCCGATCCCGACTTCCAGCGGATTCGAGGTGATCCGGCTCGACAGTTTCCGCGAGAGCAGGCTCATCCCCTTCGATGAGGTCCGCAACGCCATCGAGAAACAGATTCGGAAGGAAAAGGCTTTCGAGATCTCATACGACCTGGCTGACGATCTCCTGGATGAGGTGCTCGGTTCGGACGAGTCCCTCGATAAACTGGCCAAAGCCAGGGGACTCATGACCATCACCACGCCCCTTTTCAGCCGGGATTCCGCTCTGGAGACAATGGAATTGCCCGCTGAGCTGCTGAAAGCTGCCTTTGACACCGAGGTGGATGAGGTCGGAGACATCTACGAGCGGGGAGGCAAACTGTACCTGTTCCAGACCATTGAGAGGAACCCATCCTACCTGCCTGAACTGGACAAGGTCAGGGATAATGTACTGGGAAGCTTTCTTGTCAGCAAAGCCATGGACCTGGCCCTTGCCAGGGCTCAGGAGTTCCGTGAGGCTCTCGAGGGCGGCCGTTCTCTTGCCTCCATGGCAAGGGATATGAAAAGGCAGCCCATCGAACCGGAACCGTTCACCATCCTGGACGCCTCCATCGCCGGGGTCGACGATGCCGAACCTGTCATCCACACCGCCTTCGCCATCGGTCAGCCCGGAGGATCAGCTGTCGCCTCCGGACGTCAGGCCCACTACCTAGTGATCCTTGACGGGTTCGTGGACGCCGATGAAGCGGAGCTTGCCGAAAAACGGGCCACTGTTGAGGAGTCCCTCAGGTCCCAGCGGGAACTGGACCTTCTCAACGGCTACATCCAGGCCCTCAAGGATGAGATGGCGGACCAGATCGTGGTAAACGAACAACTGCTTTAATAAAAGTATCCAGTAGTCAGTAAACAGAGGTCAGTAGAAAAAGCAAAGACCCGGTTGCCGTTGGCGACCGGGTCTTATTACCTTTACTGATCAATGCCTACCGGATACTGATTACTGCCTACTGATTACTTTTCTCAGCACCCACATCCCCTTCTCATCTGTGTAGCTTTGCACTCTTCCATCCACAACCTCGACCTGGAGCTGCTTTCCGATGCCGGGTGAGGCCTCGAGAAACCTTTCCTCCAGAGCCTTCACACCTTTATCTTCCAGTCCGACCCTCCGTGCCCACTCCTCGAAGGGATGGGTACGGCTGAACAGATCAAAAGAGACGACCTCCAGACCAGCCTGGGCGATCAACCCTGCCCACCCATTGACCGTATCCGACCTGACGTGACTCGGATCACGCTGTCGCTCCACCTCGTTGAGGAACCTGTCACATTCCGGGTCATCTGGAACGATACTGTCGATGATCACGGCACAGCCATCCCTGGCCAGGACACGCCTGACCTCGCGCAGGAAATTTTTCAGGGAGGGGAAATGATGTGGCGCGACGCGGCAGGTCAGAAGCTGGATACAACCGTTACCTAGGAGCCTGTCGGAGAACCCCATGCAGGCTCCTAGATATAGTTTTTCGGAAGTAGCATTTAGACCGAAAAAAACAAATATATGGCACATTTGGTAATTCACCGGAGTTATTTACCGGTTTAATGCTCTTGTTTTCAAGAAAAGACCCAAAAAAGGGCTTTCCGAAAAACCTACAGCAGCGTGTCAAGAGGTTTTCCGACACGCTGCCAGGGGCAGGTTCTCGGCCGACGACTGGACCAGCATCAGGTCCGTGATCCCGATCCCGGCAAGGTGTGTCCTCGTCACCTGGAGCATCTCCATGGTCAGGTCCAGCCCAATGCAGCGGCCCGACAGGGGAGCCGCCGCTCTTAACGCATGTCCGGCTCCCGTCGCGACATCCACGGTCAATGCCGGGCAATGCTCATACGCCACCTTCCGGATAAGGGCAAGGTCCGGTCCCGTTCCATGATCGGAACTCGAAAGATATCTGTCGGCACTTGCCGAGAAGGTATTCCGCGGATCACTGCTCCGGGCGGAGGTCACAGCCCCAGCTCCAGTACGGTGATCGATTCGACATGGGATGTCTGTGGGAACATATCCAGAAGTTCCATGGTCCGGATACCGTAACCCGCCGCTGTCAGGCGCGCAAGGTCGCGAGCTAGGGTCGCAGGTTCGCACGAAACATATACGATTAGCGGGGGGGAGATCCTTGCGAGCTTTTCTACCAGCGGAGCGGGGAGCCCCGTACGGGGAGGATCCGCCACGACCACGTCCCACCGATCGAAGGAGCCTGACAGGTACTCTGCCGCATCCGCAGTTACGAACCGGCACCCATCAGGAGCGGCATCCATGGCATCCCTGACCGCACCGGGGGAAGATTCCACACCGAGGACCCTGAACCCCGCGGCGGCCGCCGGTATGCTCAAGTTGCCGTTGCCGCAGTAAAGATCCAGGAGGAGGCGTCCATCGCCGGGTCCGAGGTGATGCTCGACCCTCTCCACCAGGATCTCGTTCACAGCCGGATTGACCTGGAGAAACGTCCCCGGAGAGGCCTTCACTGGTTTCCCGCGCACCTTGAAATGCAGACCGCCCCCCCTGTCCGCAACGACCTTTCCCCTGTTCGCGATACTGACCCCCTGGCCTGCGAGAGGGATACCGGCAGAAAGGAGGGCGGATTCAACGTTATCGAGGACCGCAGATCCCATCGACCGGCGGCGGCCCGGTTCGAAGACCCACATGGCGGTCATGCTTTCTGCCGCCGGGTCCGCCGCTAGCTCCAGGTCCCTCAAGCGCCCATCCACACCTCTCCCGTCCAGGGCCTCGCGAAGGACCTCAACGGTCCGGTTCAGGAGATCGGGCAGCAGCAGGCACTTCTCCCACGAGACCACGGCCCTTGAACTTCTCCGGTAAAAACCGAACCGCTTCCCATCGTACTTGAGCCTGATCCGATGCCGGTAGCCGAACTCGGCGGGAGAGCTGTGGACTTTAACCGGAACCACCTCCGGCAAACCGGCGATCCTCCCCACCGTCTCCGAATAAACGGTCCTCTTCCACTGAAGCTGGGCAGGGTAGGGCAGATGCATCCACTGGCAACCGCCGCATTTCCCGAACCACGGGCACGGCGCTTCCCGTCTTTCACCTGACCGGCTGATGACAGAGCTGTCCCGGGCGAAAAGGACCCCGCGCGCCTTTCGAACCTCCTTCGGGATGACGACATCGCCTGGAGCTGTTAAAGGAACAAAAACAGGGTAGCCATCCAGGTGGCCCAGTCCATCACCACCGGATACGAGTTTTTCTATGAGAACCTTACATTTTGAGGACACCGGCTTATTCATGACAGCTTTCCGACAGATACACAGTAAAAAGTTGTCTTTTATGGCACCTTGGCTTACGCTATCACGGTCGTTACTGGTGGCAAATGACGGAGATTTATTGATAATGAGTGATCGACGAGACAAAGAGCTTCAGGCATTATGTGTCCTTGAGCCCGGCGAAGGAACCGAATCGATCCTTGCATACCTTCAAAGCCGAAACGTACAGTGCCGGCTGTCCGACAAGATCCCTGCTTCCGGGACCGGTAGTTGTGATCAGGAATGGGATCTCATCCTCATCGATGCCGACATTGAGCACGGGGACATCATGGGGTTCTTCGAATATTGCCGAACGATCCATAATGCCTCACCGCTGGTCGCCCTTCACCGCGGGGGGCGTGGAAGCAGGGACGCAGCCCTCATCCGCATGGGCGCCTACGACGCTTTTCCCAGGAACATTGACCGGTGGAACACGGAAGTCTACCTGGACCGTGCCATTTCACAGGCCCACCAGGCAAAGGCCCTCCTTTCCATGTCCCGGACCGACCACGTAACAGGCCTGTATAATCAGAGGTTCATGTACGAAAACCTGGGGCGGGAAATTCGCAGATCCTCAAGGACAGGCAAGGATCTCACGGTCGCCCTTCTGGACCTTGACAACTTCAAGGCTTACAACGACACCTATGGTCACCTCATGGGGGATAAGGCTCTTGGCGAGATCGCGAATATTCTGTTGAACTCCATACGAAAGGGAGTTGACAGCGCATACCGTTACGGAGGTGACGAGTTCACCCTCATCCTGCCGGAGACCGACTTGCCCCAGGCGGTCAAGACCCTGGACAGGGTGCTGACAAAACTGGCCCGGCAAACCCCCGGAGAGTTGACTTTCAGTGTGGGGCTGGCCCTCATGAGTTCCTGCGAGAACGTCGAACAGGTTCTCCGCACCGCCGACGAGGCGATGTACGAGGCCAAGGAAGCCGGGGGCAACGGGGTCGTGACGAAGGTATGTGGGGAAAAGCAGAACTAAGTACTATGTACTTGGTGCTGGGTGCTGGGTGCCAAGAAATATCCATGCACCAGAATTCAGGAAATCCCTTAGCTCTAAGTACTTAGTACCTCGTACTGCCCTTAATTCATACTCCCCGAAAACTCTACCTCTGCCCTGGCGACCTCTATCTGACCGTAGATCTTTTCGAACCTCGCCACATTTTCGGCAAGAGCGGTGGCAAGCTGCTTTGCGTGAGCCGGAGAGGTGACGATCCTGGAGACCACCTTCCGCCGATCTCCGGGCAGGAGCATGATAAAATCGACGATGAATTCAGTCGTCGAGTGCATGATGGTGGCGGCGTTCGCATAGCGGCCGGTTTCTTCGGCCGGGTCAATGTGGATGATGGCTTTGCGATCTTCGGGCATAGGGAATACCTCCAGGGGGAAGTTTACAGTTTACAGTTTACAGTTCATGGTTCAGGAAGTCATGTACCCCCTGCAAAGCCGGGGGATTTCCCTAAGTATTAATTACTATCCGCTCCTGAAGAACGTGTTGGCGAGAATCCCGGCTAACGGCGCCATGAACCAGGTGCAGGCGATGCGGACGGCCGTGAAGCGCCAACCGAGGATCCCGACCTCCATGGGAAGGCGGGCGACAGAAAGGAGGGACCAGGCCGTGATGTAGGCCACCATGGTGCCCACTCCTGCCCCGGCCCGGAAAAAACCGGCCACCATGGGAAGGGACACGAAGGGTCCTCCCGGAGTCAGGCTTCCCGCAGCCGTGCCGATAACGATCCCCCTCCATCCGGATTCCGCTCCCACCCAGGAAGCCACAACCTCCCGGGGCAACAGAACCTGCACCATTCCGGCCACAATGAACGCGAGGATGAGAAGAGGCAGGATCTGGACAAGGATGGTAAACCCCGCCTTGAGGCCCGCGATGTGCTGGCCCTCACCGCGATAATAACCGATAGCCAGCAGGATTGCCGCCAGGACGGCGAATATAACGGTCGCTGCAAGCATGCCTTTGTCCCTTTTCCTCAATCTTTCCTTCCTCCCTGGAAGGAGATTGAGGGAATATGGAATGTGGAAGGTAGAAGGTAGAAGGTGGAAGAAGAGAAAAAGAACGACACCCATGCTTTTCTTCCCTATTCCCTATTCCTCATTCCCTGTTCCGATTTCTCCCTTCCCTATTCCCTATTCCCCCTTCCCCATTCTTTTTTTAACCCCACGGTCTTGTACATGAAATTCCTGAACCTGGTCATCGCCTCCCCCTCCTCGCGGCTGTCTGCAGGCAGGGCGCCGAGATGGCGGGCGGCCCCTCTCACCCCTCCCCCCTCGGCAAGGGCCAGCCTGTAAATTTCCAGGACAGTCCCGCGAGTCAGGTCCCGGGACATGAATGGGATGTGGACGAGCTCCCAGAAATCGCCCGCTCCCTTGCGGATCTGCCCGTAGATCGCCGCGGCGTCTCCCTGGACATTCTTGCCGTCAAGGGTGGAGAGGGAAAGAAACCTCTGGATCTCGTCCACCCCCACGATCCCGTCATCGCTTTCGAAGAGAGCTCCCTGCAGGATGGTCACAAGCTGGCGGATATTTCCGGGGAAGTCGAGATGGGAGATAAACTCCTCGGCCTCCGGCGTGATGACGGGCGGCGCGCCCCCGGCTGAATAACTCGCATGGAGACGACCCAGGAAGTGTTTGGCCAGATCGGGGATGTCCTCCCGCCTGTCCCTGAGGGAGGGAACCCGGAGGGTCATCTCGCTGAGCCGATGGTAAAGATCCTCCCGGAAGGCACCCCTTGCGATCTCCCTTGCCAGGTCCCGGTTGGTGGCGGCGACAAAAACGACCCTGCTGAGCCGGACCTTGGTTCCTCCCAGCCGTGAAAACTCTCCCGAATCCAGGAAGCGCAGCAGCTGGACCTGGGTCTTGAGATCAGCGTCGCCGATCTCATCGAGGAAGACCACCCCTCCGTCCGCCTCCTCGAGGATTCCCGTCCGGTCGACATGGGCACCTGTATAGGCCCCCTTCTGGTGCCCGAACAGTTCAGTAAAGGTGAGATCTCCACTGAAAGCGGCGATATTGGTTTTGCGCAGGGGCAGTTCCAAAGCACCCCCGCCCAACTTTCTGAACTTTTCGTTGACCAGGCTGTACAGGTTGTTGAACACGAACTCCTTGCCGGCCCCCGTCTCCCCCGTTATGAGAAGGGTCGGCAGCCCCAGCTCCAGTTCCTTCTCTTTACCGCGGCTCCAGTTAAGGAGCCTGTTGGTCAAAGGTTCGGCCAGCCTGCTGATCCGCTTGACCAGGAGCTGCGAGTGGGCGCTCTTGCCGATGATATTCCCGAGCAGGTAGGAACTGACACCGGGGTCCTTGTAGGAGACCTCCTTGCGCAGCCTCGCCACCTTTCCCTCGAGTTCACTGATCTTCAGATGGTCGGCGATGCGGTTGGCGATGAGGCGGGATATGAGAAGGAGGATGCGCTGGTGTTCGACAGTGAAATAGGCCCGACGGTGGCTGTCCAGGTTGACCACTCCGAGGACCGATTCACCTAACCTGATGGGGACCGCGAGTTCCGAAGCCACGTCAGCGGCAAGGTTCCGGTAGAACCCTCCCCTGGCCGTTTCGGCATCCGTATCCGGACAAAGGTACGGTTTTCCCGTGAAAGCCACATACCCCGTCAGAGAGCGTTCCTCGGCAGGGAGTTCCTCACCACCCACCCTCAGATCGGGGATCTTCGCCTTTCTCCAGTCACGGGATTTGCCCCCCACCAGCCGCCCTTCGGCGTCATCGACGACAAGCCACTTCTCCTGGTTCCGTTCGGTCACCAAAGCGATGGAGCCCGATTCGGCGCCTACCAACTCCACAGCGCGGGAGGCGACCTTGCCCAGGAAGACCGGCATGGGAGCGTCCTCGGCGAGAAGCTCCTCGATCTCCGAAAGGACACGTATTTCGAGGTGTCCCACCGCGAAGTCAGTGATACCTGCCGCCAGGGAACTCGAATGGCTCATGAGGAGTTTGAGTTCCGGCTCGGTGAACCTGTGGGGGCGCTTCGTAAAATAGTTGATGACGCAAGTCACCTCGCCCCCCTCCCCGGAGACGGGGATCATGAGGAGGGTGCGCAGGGAAAGCCTCTTGAACACCTCCCACCGCTCGAACTCCTCTGCCAGGATATCCTCGAAAAAAAGGACCTGGGGGGCACCCGGGCGCCGGAGGACGCGGTCGCCATCGGGCATGACCAGGCGGGAAAGGAGGCTTTTGCCCTCGAGGAGGCTGATTCTCTCGAGGGTCTCGTAGATCTGGAGATCCGACGGGTCCCGGGAGGCGGCAGCCAGGATCTCCATGTACCCCCCTCTCTCCCGCTTGAGGACTTCGGGCACCGGAGACTGCGCCGATATCAGGACCGATGTCATATCGATGGCAAGGTCGATCTCGAAGGCACCTTTGAGAAGTATCCTGGCGGCATCCCTTTTCCTGGACCGGTCCAGCTGCCGGCTGAGCATGATCCGCCTGTTGAACCGGTGGGCCCTGGCGAGAATGGGCATGATCCTATTGAGGAGCTGCCGCAGTTCCTGCTTCATGTCCGACAAGAGGGCATGACTCTCGGCGGCGTCCACGGTCAGGGCACCGATGCAGTTGCCTGCATCCACGAGGGGGAAAACCGTCGCCACAGACAGGCCGCGCCGTTCGTACCACTCCCGGTGGAGTTCGTCACTGCCCTCCCCGAGGGGGGCATCCGTCACGATCTTCGATTCCAGGAACGACCGGACGAGGGGGTT
The genomic region above belongs to bacterium and contains:
- a CDS encoding class I SAM-dependent RNA methyltransferase, translating into MNKPVSSKCKVLIEKLVSGGDGLGHLDGYPVFVPLTAPGDVVIPKEVRKARGVLFARDSSVISRSGERREAPCPWFGKCGGCQWMHLPYPAQLQWKRTVYSETVGRIAGLPEVVPVKVHSSPAEFGYRHRIRLKYDGKRFGFYRRSSRAVVSWEKCLLLPDLLNRTVEVLREALDGRGVDGRLRDLELAADPAAESMTAMWVFEPGRRRSMGSAVLDNVESALLSAGIPLAGQGVSIANRGKVVADRGGGLHFKVRGKPVKASPGTFLQVNPAVNEILVERVEHHLGPGDGRLLLDLYCGNGNLSIPAAAAGFRVLGVESSPGAVRDAMDAAPDGCRFVTADAAEYLSGSFDRWDVVVADPPRTGLPAPLVEKLARISPPLIVYVSCEPATLARDLARLTAAGYGIRTMELLDMFPQTSHVESITVLELGL
- a CDS encoding permease; translated protein: MLAATVIFAVLAAILLAIGYYRGEGQHIAGLKAGFTILVQILPLLILAFIVAGMVQVLLPREVVASWVGAESGWRGIVIGTAAGSLTPGGPFVSLPMVAGFFRAGAGVGTMVAYITAWSLLSVARLPMEVGILGWRFTAVRIACTWFMAPLAGILANTFFRSG
- a CDS encoding sigma 54-interacting transcriptional regulator translates to MSFVDQILSFDKENLLDILHYLVKEVTLRTGVPSIRVYLEDMREGALLCLYTPEGELERKGARIPIQRRENPLVRSFLESKIVTDAPLGEGSDELHREWYERRGLSVATVFPLVDAGNCIGALTVDAAESHALLSDMKQELRQLLNRIMPILARAHRFNRRIMLSRQLDRSRKRDAARILLKGAFEIDLAIDMTSVLISAQSPVPEVLKRERGGYMEILAAASRDPSDLQIYETLERISLLEGKSLLSRLVMPDGDRVLRRPGAPQVLFFEDILAEEFERWEVFKRLSLRTLLMIPVSGEGGEVTCVINYFTKRPHRFTEPELKLLMSHSSSLAAGITDFAVGHLEIRVLSEIEELLAEDAPMPVFLGKVASRAVELVGAESGSIALVTERNQEKWLVVDDAEGRLVGGKSRDWRKAKIPDLRVGGEELPAEERSLTGYVAFTGKPYLCPDTDAETARGGFYRNLAADVASELAVPIRLGESVLGVVNLDSHRRAYFTVEHQRILLLISRLIANRIADHLKISELEGKVARLRKEVSYKDPGVSSYLLGNIIGKSAHSQLLVKRISRLAEPLTNRLLNWSRGKEKELELGLPTLLITGETGAGKEFVFNNLYSLVNEKFRKLGGGALELPLRKTNIAAFSGDLTFTELFGHQKGAYTGAHVDRTGILEEADGGVVFLDEIGDADLKTQVQLLRFLDSGEFSRLGGTKVRLSRVVFVAATNRDLAREIARGAFREDLYHRLSEMTLRVPSLRDRREDIPDLAKHFLGRLHASYSAGGAPPVITPEAEEFISHLDFPGNIRQLVTILQGALFESDDGIVGVDEIQRFLSLSTLDGKNVQGDAAAIYGQIRKGAGDFWELVHIPFMSRDLTRGTVLEIYRLALAEGGGVRGAARHLGALPADSREEGEAMTRFRNFMYKTVGLKKEWGRGNRE
- a CDS encoding GGDEF domain-containing protein, producing MSDRRDKELQALCVLEPGEGTESILAYLQSRNVQCRLSDKIPASGTGSCDQEWDLILIDADIEHGDIMGFFEYCRTIHNASPLVALHRGGRGSRDAALIRMGAYDAFPRNIDRWNTEVYLDRAISQAHQAKALLSMSRTDHVTGLYNQRFMYENLGREIRRSSRTGKDLTVALLDLDNFKAYNDTYGHLMGDKALGEIANILLNSIRKGVDSAYRYGGDEFTLILPETDLPQAVKTLDRVLTKLARQTPGELTFSVGLALMSSCENVEQVLRTADEAMYEAKEAGGNGVVTKVCGEKQN
- a CDS encoding methyltransferase domain-containing protein, which codes for MTSARSSDPRNTFSASADRYLSSSDHGTGPDLALIRKVAYEHCPALTVDVATGAGHALRAAAPLSGRCIGLDLTMEMLQVTRTHLAGIGITDLMLVQSSAENLPLAACRKTS
- a CDS encoding DUF3467 domain-containing protein — encoded protein: MPEDRKAIIHIDPAEETGRYANAATIMHSTTEFIVDFIMLLPGDRRKVVSRIVTSPAHAKQLATALAENVARFEKIYGQIEVARAEVEFSGSMN
- a CDS encoding class I SAM-dependent methyltransferase; this encodes MGFSDRLLGNGCIQLLTCRVAPHHFPSLKNFLREVRRVLARDGCAVIIDSIVPDDPECDRFLNEVERQRDPSHVRSDTVNGWAGLIAQAGLEVVSFDLFSRTHPFEEWARRVGLEDKGVKALEERFLEASPGIGKQLQVEVVDGRVQSYTDEKGMWVLRKVISRQ
- a CDS encoding SurA N-terminal domain-containing protein — its product is MLEFMRKNAGSWVIKILLFGIVIVFAFWGVGSYSNRDANTVLTIGDVRVPYNEYRDMYNTLVETYRGIYENLDSATLDFLDIRGQAVEKLKERYLLLEAARRLDVDVAGEEVAARIANTPAFQENGGFSPRRYQLFLDINRMTPEAYESSLAREIAIGKVTTLIRSTAVITPQEVNDNLHLLTRKARTRILRFDPNDFVRDLPEPVEEELMDFFEVNIESYRIPEMFRQNIAIIDPAQAEPDAAVTVEEIEDWYEDQEAEYTEPAAYRISHILFALPRDASAESISAVRVRAEEVVGRIRDGKIDFASAVRQYSDDVASSGKGGNLGLFKEGEMDRSIRDAVSGLETDEVTDPIPTSSGFEVIRLDSFRESRLIPFDEVRNAIEKQIRKEKAFEISYDLADDLLDEVLGSDESLDKLAKARGLMTITTPLFSRDSALETMELPAELLKAAFDTEVDEVGDIYERGGKLYLFQTIERNPSYLPELDKVRDNVLGSFLVSKAMDLALARAQEFREALEGGRSLASMARDMKRQPIEPEPFTILDASIAGVDDAEPVIHTAFAIGQPGGSAVASGRQAHYLVILDGFVDADEAELAEKRATVEESLRSQRELDLLNGYIQALKDEMADQIVVNEQLL
- a CDS encoding rod shape-determining protein gives rise to the protein MFLNNILGLMSNDLAIDLGTANTLIFVKGKGIVTDEPSVVAVQKDNRGNSHVLAVGREAKQMLGRTPGSIIAIRPMKDGVIADFEVAEAMLRYFIQKVHNRSRLIRPRIIIGVPSGITQVEKRAIRESAQEAGAREVYLIEEPMAAAIGAGLPIAEASGNMIVDIGGGTTEVAVISLHDIVLSISVKVGGDKMDESIVGYIKKKYNLLIGERMAEQIKITIGSAFPPDEVQTMEVKGRDLIGGVPKTLEINNKEIFEALEEPVTQIVEAIRNALERTPPELAADIVDKGIVLAGGGSLLKGLDVRLREETNLPIIISEDALTCVVKGAGMALSELKLLKQISLRE